TAGCAGATGAAGTTCGCTCACTTGCGCAACGTACTCAAGAGTCCACCAGTGAAATTGAAGGCATTATTAATACCCTTCAGCAACGTACACAAGAAGTTGTAAGTATTATGCACCAGTGTCGCTCGCAAGGTGATGAAAGCGCGTCTCAGGCTATTAAAGCGGGTGATTTACTCGGCGCTATTACTGAAGATGTGCAAACCATCATGGAGATGAGTACGCAAATTGCTGTTGCGATTGACGAGCAAAGTCAGGTTGCATCTGAGGTTAATAAAAACGTTGTACGCATTAGAGACATAGCACAAGATGCCTCTGAGCATGCAGCTAATAATGCTCAAACAAGCGAAGAAGTGTCTGAACAGGCACGGGTTTTATTTGCTGCTATTGATAAGTTTAAAGTGTAATACTGATTTACACGGGCCAATAAGGTTTAAGGAACAAACTTTATTGGCACGCTGTCTTTGTTTTGCTCATGTTCGCTTACTTTTACAAGGTAGTTATCCCACAATGTTTTATGCTGTGCTTGCAGCATTTCAAAGTAGCTCCAGCTAAATAGCCCGCTGTTATGGCCATCATCAAAGTCTAAACGCAGTGCGTAATGTCCCACAGGTACAATTTTTTTAATACCTACATTTTGTTTATTTAGTACCAGTTTCATAGGTTCAGCGCCGTGCCCTTGTACCTCAGCTGAGGGAGAGTGTACGCGTAAAAACTCACAGCTAAATTCAGCCATACTGCCATCATCGAAATAAACATCTAGGTTTTTACTTACGCTATGATAATGCACTTTGGTAACGTGCTTCATTTTATGTACCCCATTAAAAAGCCTCCAATTTGGAGGCTTTTAGTATAGTATTTTTGCCTAGCTTATAAAATAAAGCGGCTTAAGTCTTCATCTTCAACGAGTGCGCCTAGGTGTTTTTCTACGTAGGCTTCGTCAATAGTAAGGGTTGAACCTGCTTGTTCAGATGCATCGTATGAAATTTCTTCCATCAGCTTTTCCATCACAGTATGTAAACGACGAGCACCGATGTTTTCGGTCTTTTCATTTACTTGCCATGCAGCTTTAGCAATACGCTCAATAGCGTCGTCGCTAAATTCAACATTCACTTGCTCTGTTTTAAGTAGTTCACGTTGTTGCTCAGTAAGCGAGGCATGAGGCTCTGTTAAAATGCGTTTAAAATCATTCGCGCTTAGGGCTTCAAGCTCTACACGGATTGGTAAACGGCCTTGCAATTCAGGGATCATATCTGACGGTTTAGCCATTTGGAACGCACCTGATGCGATAAATAGCATGTGGTCAGTTTTTACCATACCGTGCTTAGTATTTACTGTTGAACCTTCAATTAACGGTAGTAAGTCGCGTTGTACGCCTTCACGGCTTACATCAGGACCTGATGAGTCGCCACGCTTACAAATTTTGTCTATTTCATCAATAAACACAATACCGTTTTGCTCTACAGCAAAAATAGCCTGCTCTTTAAGCTCTTCAGGGTTAACTAATTTAGCGGCTTCTTCTTCAGTTAATAGCTTAAAAGCTTCTTTAATTTTTAACTTACGCTTGGTGCGCTTATCGCCGCCCATGTTTTGAAACATGCTTTGTAGCTGGTTGGTCATATCTTCCATACCAGGAGGCGCCATAATTTCTACATTTGGCTGGGCTTGCGCTAAATCAATTTCGATTTCTTTATCATCAAGCTGGCCTTCACGTAGTTTTTTACGGAAGGTTTGGCGAGTAGATGAGTTATCGTCGCGCTGCGTTTCACCGTATTGATCTTTAGCGGGTGGTAAAAGGGCATCTAAAATACGCTCTTCTGCTGCTTCTTCTGCGCGGTGCTTAAACTTTTTAGTTTGTTGCTCGCGAGTCATTTTAATTGATACATCAACTAAGTCGCGAATGATGGTTTCAACTTCTTTACCAACATAACCCACTTCGGTGAATTTAGTTGCTTCTACTTTAATAAACGGTGCATTGGCTAATTTAGCTAATCGGCGTGCAATTTCTGTTTTACCAACACCTGTAGGACCAATCATTAATATGTTTTTAGGAGTTACTTCGCTGCGTAAATCATCATTTAGCTGCATGCGGCGCCAGCGATTACGAAGGGCGATAGCCACGGCTTTTTTTGCATTAGCTTGACCAATAATATGCTGATCTAACTCGTGTACAATTTCTCTTGGGGTCATAGCAGACATAATGGGTCCTATTATAATTCTTCGATTGTTTGGAAGTTGTTGGTAAACACGCAGATATCGCCGGCAATTGTTAGGCTTTTTTCTACAATATCGCGAGCGCTTAAGTCGGTGTTTTCTAATAGTGCAGTTGCTGCTGATTGAGCAAAGTTACCACCACTACCAATTGCGATTAGGTCGTTTTCTGGCTGCACTACATCACCGTTACCAGTAATAATAAGTGAGGCTGTTTCATCGGCAACGGCAAGCAAGGCTTCAAGCTTGCGAAGGGCTCGGTCGCTACGCCAATCTTTAGCCATTTCTACTGCGGCTTTAGTGAGGTTACCTTGGTGCATTTCTAGTTTGCTTTCAAAGCGTTCGAAAAGGGTAAAGGCATCAGCAGTACCGCCAGCAAAGCCAGCAATTACTTTGCCATTATAAAGGCGTCGAACTTTACGGGCATTGCCCTTCATTACGGTATTGCCAAGCGATACTTGGCCGTCGCCACCAATTACTACTTTATTGTCGCGGCGTACACTTACGATAGTGGTCATGTTATTCCTCATCATCAAGCTACAGGGGCAGCTTGTAAAAAACGATTATGATGAGGTTATATGGGTGAATAGACTAATTTCAAGTCCAACCCCAAATTCCGCAGCCAACAACGTGTACACGCTTGAGCTTGTTTTTATCACTTTCGGCTTGGCGTTTGGTTTTATAAGGGCCTAAGCGCACTTTATACCAAATACCGCTGGTGCCTGTGGTTTTTTTAATTTCAGAGATTAGCCCAGCAAACGCTATTTTGGCTTTTAGGGTTTCTGCTTGCTCATGGGTTCTAAACGAGCCACATTGCATAACATAAGGACCTTTTTGCTCAATTTCTCTAACTTCTACTTGGATCTCATGCTCACGTATTTCTTCAATAAACTTTGGTGCACGCGGCTTTGCTATTTCTACTTTTTCAACTTTTTTGGGGTGAGCTTGTTGTTCAACAAGTTCTGGGTCGGCATTACTTTTAATAAACCATAAGCCATAGGCAAATCCGCCTACCAGTAAAAGAGCAATAATAACTAACAGTATAGGGAATGGTTTTTTAGCAGGGACTTGCTTGGTGTTTTTTCTGCCCGCTGGCTTTTTATTAATATAATCGTGCTGTGCCATTTGGCTTTAACCTAAATCATGTCTATAGGGTCAACATCTAAACTCCAGCGAACCTTTTGTGCCAGTTTGCTGGTGCTTAAATAGTCAACCATTTGCGCAAGATACTGATGCAATGCTTTGCGGTCGTGCGCTTGAATATGCAATTGAAACCGATACATACCTGCTACTCTTTCTAGTGGGGCAGGGATCGGACCGAGCAATTGTATACCAGATACCCCGTTAACAGGAACCAAATCCGTCAAAAAATCGACAACTTGCTTAATGCTGTGTCCTTGAGCTCTTACAATGGCCATATTTGTAATTGGCGGTAAATCTGCATCATCTCGCTCACTGAGTGCAAAGCGTGCAAAGTCTTGATAACCGTTGTTTACTAAATCTTGTAACAGAGGGTGCTCAGGGAAATGCGTTTGCAATTGCACTTGCCCAGGTTCGCCTGAGCGGCCCGCGCGCCCAGCTACTTGTGTAACTAACTGTGCCAAATGTTCTGTGGCTCTAAAATCGCAAGAGTATAGTCCGCTATCTACATCTAAAATAAGTACTAGACTTACATCGGCAAAGTGGTGCCCTTTTGCCAGCATTTGTGTGCCTACTAAAATACGTGCGCCACCTTGGTTAATTTCATCTAGGGCTTTTTCTAGGCTACCTTTACGGCGGGTAGAATCACGGTCGATACGTGTGACTGGTGTATCTGGAAATTCGCTAGTTAAAAATTCTTCTATTTGCTCGGTGCCTTTACCATTTGGAAATATTTGTGTGCTACCGCAATCTGGGCATTGGTGTGGTACTTGATGTTGCTCGCCACAGTGATGGCAAATCATTTGTCCAATCGCTTTATGAAACGTAGCACTGGTGCTACAGCGGTTACACTCGCTTAACCAGCCACATTCATGGCAAATAAGGGTGGGAGAAAAACCACGCCGATTTAAAAATACCATCACTTGTTTACCCCGATTTAAATGCTGGCGCATAGTAGCAAGGCTTGCGTGCGCAATACCTGCTTGGTCAGGTTGGCCTTTCATATCGAGTAATTTAAATTGGTTATCGGTGGCTGTTTGGGCGCGCTCTGTAAGGCTCAAAAGCTGATATTTATTATTTATAGCTTTGTGTAGGGTTTCGAGCGCAGGCGTAGCACTGCCTAAAATAAGCGGTATTTTATGCTGAAATGCACGATAAGCAGCTAAATCGCGTGCATGATAGCGTAAGGTGTCTTGTTGTTTAAATGAAGAGTCGTGTTCTTCATCAACCACTAGCATACCGAGCTTTAAAAAGGGCAGAAAAATACTCGAGCGTGTGCCTATCACTATAGCGCAGCTGCCTTTTTCGCAAAAGCGCCAAGTTTGTAAACGCTCGTTATCGGTTAAGGCCGAGTGCCATAACATAATCGGCGTATCGGGAAAGCGTCTTCGAAAGCGATTAACTGTTTGTGGTGTTAAGCCAATTTCGGGAACAAGCACCAGTGCTTGCTCGCCGCGCTTTAGTACTTCTTCTAAGCATTGTAAGTAGACCTCGGTTTTACCGCTGCCGGTAACGCCTTCTAGTAAAAAGCTTTTAAAGCCAACACTTTGATTTATGGTCGTGCACGCTACGGCTTGCTCTTTATTAAGTACAGGTTTGGTGCCCACAGTGGGCGCTACACTTTGCCATTGGTTATCGTGCTCTATAGTTTGCGTTATTAGTTCTTTATCTATAAGGCTATCGATGGTTTTTTTATTAAAGCCGAGTGCTTTTAGCTCGGTTAACGATGATTTACCTGACTGCGCGAGTTGCTTTAACAGATTTAACTGGGTTTTAGCTTTTAATGACGGTAACTTAGCGCCTTTGTCGGTTAGGGTAACCATGTTAATACTGGTTTTATCTGGGTTTTCACCTTGGCGAAGCGCGCTTGGCAACGCAATATGAATAGTCTCACCTAACGGGTAACAGTAATAGCGTGCTGTAAAGCTTAGTAGCTCTAAATGTTGCGCAGACAAAATAGGGGATTGATCAATAACATCAATAATTGTTTTAATTTTGTTTTCGGGTACTTCGGTGCTGTTTTTAACCGCTAATACCACAGCAACTTTTTTTTGATTACCAAAGGGGACTAGTACGCGCATACCTGGCGTTATCGAATCTGATAAAAGCGTAAGTTGTTCATCTATTTTATAATCAAAGGTGCGTGGCAGCGGGACTTTAATGGCAACTTCAACAAAAAGCATAACAACTCAGGTGTATAAGATTAATGGCTTAATGTACTAAAAATGAGGGAAAAAACCTACTAACAAAAGCAATAGGTATAATGATTGCTTACTTTTTAGCAAAAAAGCTAATTAATACTTGTGTGGTGGTGGGTTGTTGGATAAAATCCGCGACCAACAAATTTGTTTTAACGACGTATGGTGCCAGACTTCGGGTTTGGAGAGCGATGCGGCCTTAACTAGAGGTTCCTATGAAAGAAGGTATTCACCCTAAGTACGAAGTAATTTCTGCAACATGTTCATGCGGAAACAAATTCGAAACTCGTTCTACTCTGTGCAAAGACATCCACTTAGACGTATGTTCTGCGTGTCACCCGTTTTACACTGGTAAGCAAAAGATTTTAGACACTGGCGGCCGTGTTGATCGCTTTAACAAGCGCTTCGGTGCACTTAGCAGCAAGAAGTAATTATTGCTGTTTAGTTAAAAAAAGCACCTTAGGGTGCTTTTTTTGTGCCTGTAATTTATTATTTCTGCCTCAAACTCCCTGAATTTCCCTTAAGCTTGTTTGCATAACTATTTCCTGTTCTTATTCTGAATATGCATAAACCTTTGCAGACAAACCCTATAATCTTCTCTATATTTTTTATACGTTAATTTTTAACCAAGTGGTTAAAAGTGCTTATCGTGGTGATATTTGTTTTTAAAGTAGATAAACGCGCCATTTTGGTGCATTTTTTATTTTTAATTACGCGTTATTTTTTAAAAATAACGTTAGGGCTAAATGAACCTCAAAAAGTACTTTTTAGATGAATTTTTATTTATTTAAAGTTGATAACTTTAAGCGAAGTTGCTGATAAATCACTTAAAATTAACGGATATAGCATATAACAGGATAGACCTGATATTGCTTGGAATTTAAAAATAATAAGAGTATCTTAGCCTCATACTCCCTCTCACTTAACTTAAATTGCAGGATACCATCGCGTTATGTCAGATTTTCGTGAACAAGCATTACATTACCACTCACATCCCGTTCCAGGCAAAATCAGCATTGAGCTAACTAAATCTGCCGAAACGGTGCAAGATTTAGCATTAGCATATAGCCCAGGTGTTGCAGAGCCTGTACGTGAAATAGCAGCAGACCCAGCAAATGCATATAAATATACCGGTAAAGGTAATATGGTTGCGGTGATCACAAATGGTACGGCAATTTTAGGGCTCGGTAATTTAGGCCCGCTTGCGTCTAAACCGGTTATGGAAGGTAAAGCGTTATTGTTTAAACGTTTTGCAGGGCTTGATTCTATCGATATTGAAGTTAAGCACCGTACTACAGAAGATTTTATTAATACTGTGGCAAACATTGCCGACACGTTTGGTGGTATCAACCTAGAAGATATTAAAGCACCTGAGTGTTTTGAAATTGAAAAAGCCCTTATTGAGCGTTGTAGCATTCCGGTATTTCATGATGACCAACACGGTACCGCAATTGTAACTGCTGCGGGTATGCTCAATGCGTTAGAAGTACAGGGTAAATCAATTGAAGATGCCATCATTGTATGTTTAGGTGCTGGTGCTGCAGCCGTTGCCTGTATGGAGCTGTTAATTAAGTGTGGCGCACTACGCGAGCATATTTATATGTTGGATCGTAAGGGTGTTATTCATACACGCCGTGATGATTTAAACGAATACAAACAGTTATTTGCTAACAATACCGATAAGCGTACTTTGCAAGATGTAATTGCTGATGCCGATGTGTTTGTGGGTGTATCTGGCCCTAATTTATTGGCGCCAGAAGACTTAAAACTAATGGCCGATAAGCCTGTTGTGTTTGCGTGTTCAAACCCAGATCCTGAAATTGCGCCTGAGCTTGCTCATTCAGCACGTAACGATTTAATTATGGCAACGGGTCGCTCAGACTTCCCTAACCAAGTTAATAATGTTTTATGTTTTCCGTTTATTTTCCGTGGTGCACTTGATGTACGTGCAAGCGCTATTAACGACGAAATGAAAATTGCTGCCGTAGAGGCGATTCGTAGTATTGCTAAAGAACCCGTGCCGGCTGAAGTATTAAAAGCGGCAGGTGTAGATAAACTTGAATTTGGCGCAGACTATATTATTCCTAAGCCTATGGACCCACGCTTATTACCACGTATAGCAAAAGCTGTGGCAGTGGCGGCTGTTGACTCTGGTGTGGCGCAAATTGATTTACCTGAAAATTATATGGCTTAAATAGCCGCAAATAAAAAACCTCAGCTTGGCTGAGGTTTTTTGTTTTAAGCAACTAAAAAGTAGCGAGTGTAAATGCTTGGCTACTCTTCGTTTAAAATAGGGACTTCGAGCCCCATTTCTTGCATTATTTTTTTCACTTCTTCTGGGACTTTTTCTGCGTTATCTTTACGAAGGTCATCATCGTTTGGTAACGGCTGACCGGTAAAAGCATGCAAAAAGGCTTCACATAAAAGCTCGCTATTTGTTGCATGGCGCAGATTGTTAATTTGACGACGGGTGCGTTCGTCAGTTAATACTTTTAATACATTTAACGGGATCGAAACGGTGATCTTTTTAACTTGTTCTGATTTTTTCCCGTGTTCTGCGTATGGGTGAATATACTCACCATTCCATTTAGCCATAAGATGTATAATTGCCTTAGATTAATAATTGCTCACACGGCGATAAAAGCGTGTAAATACGCGTGAAATTCTATCGTTTTAAAAAAGATAGTCAAATAATAGATTTTTAGCCATCTGGAGCTTTAAATGTTTTGACATCTTTATATTGATAATTTACTCTTTTAGACGTCTAAACATCCAAATAAACTAGGTGACGAATATGAGCGAAAAAAACAAAGCGACCATTGCTGTACGAAATGGGGTTGATGCCGATAAACATCACGGTGCAGTAGTACCCCCTATTTATTTATCGACTACGTATTCGTTTGCTGACTTTGATACTAAGCGTGCTTATGATTATGGTCGTAGCGGCAATCCTAACCGCGATATTTTAGCTGAAACCCTTGCTGAACTTGAGGGCGGGGCTCGCGGCATAATAACAGCAACAGGCATGGCTGCAGTACATTTAGCAACTCAGTTACTAAATAACGATGATACGCTCGTTATACCGCACGACTGTTATGGCGGAAGCTATCGTTTATTTACCTCTTTAGAAAAGCGCGGTTTACTTAAGTTAAAGGTACTTGATTTAACCAAGCAAGAAAACCTAGATCAAATAGTCGCAATCAAACCTAAGTTAATTTGGATAGAAACACCGAGTAACCCAGTGCTGCGCTTAACCGACATTAAAGCCGTTACTGATATAGCAAAACAATGTGGCGCGCTTGTAGCTGCAGACAACACGTTTTTATCACCAGCGCTACAAAACCCAATTAAGTTGGGTGTAGATATTGTGGTGCACTCAACCACGAAGTATATAAACGGCCACTCAGATGTTGTCGGTGGCGCGGTAGTTGCTGCTACGCAGGAGCTTGGCGATGAGCTTGCTTGGTGGGCTAACAACATTGGTATTACAGGCGCACCTTTTGATAGTTACTTAACGCTTCGTGGCTTACGTACTTTAAATGTTCGCTTAAAGCAGCATCAAGAAAACGCGCTTGCCATTGCCAAATACCTTGAGAGTTCAGAATTTGTAAGCCAAGTTTACTATCCGGGGCTTGAATCTCACCCTCAACATGCACTTGCTAAAGCGCAACAACTTGGCTTTGGTGGCATGGTGAGTTTTGATATTAAGGGTGATGTGAACGATGCAGCTGCATTTTTGACAAGCCTTAAAGAGTTTAGCTTAGCTGAATCTTTAGGAGGGGTTGAAAGCTTAATTTGTCACCCAGCAACCATGACTCATGCAGGTATGGAACCAAAAGCACGACTTGAGGCTGGCGTGGGCGATACGTTAATTCGTATTTCGGTAGGT
The sequence above is drawn from the Pseudoalteromonas espejiana DSM 9414 genome and encodes:
- a CDS encoding gamma-butyrobetaine hydroxylase-like domain-containing protein is translated as MKHVTKVHYHSVSKNLDVYFDDGSMAEFSCEFLRVHSPSAEVQGHGAEPMKLVLNKQNVGIKKIVPVGHYALRLDFDDGHNSGLFSWSYFEMLQAQHKTLWDNYLVKVSEHEQNKDSVPIKFVP
- the hslU gene encoding HslU--HslV peptidase ATPase subunit, which produces MSAMTPREIVHELDQHIIGQANAKKAVAIALRNRWRRMQLNDDLRSEVTPKNILMIGPTGVGKTEIARRLAKLANAPFIKVEATKFTEVGYVGKEVETIIRDLVDVSIKMTREQQTKKFKHRAEEAAEERILDALLPPAKDQYGETQRDDNSSTRQTFRKKLREGQLDDKEIEIDLAQAQPNVEIMAPPGMEDMTNQLQSMFQNMGGDKRTKRKLKIKEAFKLLTEEEAAKLVNPEELKEQAIFAVEQNGIVFIDEIDKICKRGDSSGPDVSREGVQRDLLPLIEGSTVNTKHGMVKTDHMLFIASGAFQMAKPSDMIPELQGRLPIRVELEALSANDFKRILTEPHASLTEQQRELLKTEQVNVEFSDDAIERIAKAAWQVNEKTENIGARRLHTVMEKLMEEISYDASEQAGSTLTIDEAYVEKHLGALVEDEDLSRFIL
- the hslV gene encoding ATP-dependent protease subunit HslV translates to MTTIVSVRRDNKVVIGGDGQVSLGNTVMKGNARKVRRLYNGKVIAGFAGGTADAFTLFERFESKLEMHQGNLTKAAVEMAKDWRSDRALRKLEALLAVADETASLIITGNGDVVQPENDLIAIGSGGNFAQSAATALLENTDLSARDIVEKSLTIAGDICVFTNNFQTIEEL
- a CDS encoding SPOR domain-containing protein, coding for MAQHDYINKKPAGRKNTKQVPAKKPFPILLVIIALLLVGGFAYGLWFIKSNADPELVEQQAHPKKVEKVEIAKPRAPKFIEEIREHEIQVEVREIEQKGPYVMQCGSFRTHEQAETLKAKIAFAGLISEIKKTTGTSGIWYKVRLGPYKTKRQAESDKNKLKRVHVVGCGIWGWT
- the priA gene encoding primosomal protein N'; its protein translation is MLFVEVAIKVPLPRTFDYKIDEQLTLLSDSITPGMRVLVPFGNQKKVAVVLAVKNSTEVPENKIKTIIDVIDQSPILSAQHLELLSFTARYYCYPLGETIHIALPSALRQGENPDKTSINMVTLTDKGAKLPSLKAKTQLNLLKQLAQSGKSSLTELKALGFNKKTIDSLIDKELITQTIEHDNQWQSVAPTVGTKPVLNKEQAVACTTINQSVGFKSFLLEGVTGSGKTEVYLQCLEEVLKRGEQALVLVPEIGLTPQTVNRFRRRFPDTPIMLWHSALTDNERLQTWRFCEKGSCAIVIGTRSSIFLPFLKLGMLVVDEEHDSSFKQQDTLRYHARDLAAYRAFQHKIPLILGSATPALETLHKAINNKYQLLSLTERAQTATDNQFKLLDMKGQPDQAGIAHASLATMRQHLNRGKQVMVFLNRRGFSPTLICHECGWLSECNRCSTSATFHKAIGQMICHHCGEQHQVPHQCPDCGSTQIFPNGKGTEQIEEFLTSEFPDTPVTRIDRDSTRRKGSLEKALDEINQGGARILVGTQMLAKGHHFADVSLVLILDVDSGLYSCDFRATEHLAQLVTQVAGRAGRSGEPGQVQLQTHFPEHPLLQDLVNNGYQDFARFALSERDDADLPPITNMAIVRAQGHSIKQVVDFLTDLVPVNGVSGIQLLGPIPAPLERVAGMYRFQLHIQAHDRKALHQYLAQMVDYLSTSKLAQKVRWSLDVDPIDMI
- the rpmE gene encoding 50S ribosomal protein L31, which translates into the protein MKEGIHPKYEVISATCSCGNKFETRSTLCKDIHLDVCSACHPFYTGKQKILDTGGRVDRFNKRFGALSSKK
- a CDS encoding malic enzyme-like NAD(P)-binding protein; the encoded protein is MSDFREQALHYHSHPVPGKISIELTKSAETVQDLALAYSPGVAEPVREIAADPANAYKYTGKGNMVAVITNGTAILGLGNLGPLASKPVMEGKALLFKRFAGLDSIDIEVKHRTTEDFINTVANIADTFGGINLEDIKAPECFEIEKALIERCSIPVFHDDQHGTAIVTAAGMLNALEVQGKSIEDAIIVCLGAGAAAVACMELLIKCGALREHIYMLDRKGVIHTRRDDLNEYKQLFANNTDKRTLQDVIADADVFVGVSGPNLLAPEDLKLMADKPVVFACSNPDPEIAPELAHSARNDLIMATGRSDFPNQVNNVLCFPFIFRGALDVRASAINDEMKIAAVEAIRSIAKEPVPAEVLKAAGVDKLEFGADYIIPKPMDPRLLPRIAKAVAVAAVDSGVAQIDLPENYMA
- the metJ gene encoding met regulon transcriptional regulator MetJ, yielding MAKWNGEYIHPYAEHGKKSEQVKKITVSIPLNVLKVLTDERTRRQINNLRHATNSELLCEAFLHAFTGQPLPNDDDLRKDNAEKVPEEVKKIMQEMGLEVPILNEE
- the metB gene encoding cystathionine gamma-synthase produces the protein MSEKNKATIAVRNGVDADKHHGAVVPPIYLSTTYSFADFDTKRAYDYGRSGNPNRDILAETLAELEGGARGIITATGMAAVHLATQLLNNDDTLVIPHDCYGGSYRLFTSLEKRGLLKLKVLDLTKQENLDQIVAIKPKLIWIETPSNPVLRLTDIKAVTDIAKQCGALVAADNTFLSPALQNPIKLGVDIVVHSTTKYINGHSDVVGGAVVAATQELGDELAWWANNIGITGAPFDSYLTLRGLRTLNVRLKQHQENALAIAKYLESSEFVSQVYYPGLESHPQHALAKAQQLGFGGMVSFDIKGDVNDAAAFLTSLKEFSLAESLGGVESLICHPATMTHAGMEPKARLEAGVGDTLIRISVGIEDIDDLLADFERVFNLVKPGQNKNVGRVGKAAGSVEGDVKQQCAAHPALW